The Pempheris klunzingeri isolate RE-2024b chromosome 15, fPemKlu1.hap1, whole genome shotgun sequence genome contains the following window.
GTCAGGATGCATCTGGCAATGCTCCAGGAAGTCCTCTTCACTGTGCAGTGGCATCTTACAAATTCGGCAGCTGCCTGTGTCCAGACTCTTGCTATGGGTGACCTTGTGCTCAGTCAGGGTGAGCAAGGAAGGGAAGCGCTCCCCACAGATGGGACACATATAGTGCTTGACAGGCCCAAGGTGGGTCTGCATATGTTCCCTCAGCCCAGCCTCAGAGAAGAAGGTGCGTGAGCAGACATTGCACTTGTGGTTGCCTTTGATCATTTCAGCTTTCCTTTTTACCAAGGCACTCTCACCAGGACGTATATTGTGGTCCCTCAACTGGTGGTTAGTGAGGAGTGAGTCCATGGTGTAAGAAGCCCCACAGATGTCACACCCGTACATGGGCTCTGCAGTGTCCACCTCTTCCTCACTTCCATCATGGCTGTTGTGGGACTCCACTACAGATCCTCCTGCTGCCACTGGGCCATGGCTGTTAGTCAGGAGACCTTGTAGCTCAGCATCTTCTTTTGGCTGGCCATCCCCACCACTTATACTACTGGAGCCATTAGCACCACAGTTCTGTGTCTttccatcaaacacacagtgtttctCCCTCAAATGCTTCTCCAAAAGGACGATTGCATGGAAGGCCTTACTGCAGAAGCGACAGTTATActtcttactgtgtgtggtgATGTGGCATTGCAATTCCACCTCTGTGCCAAACGACTCCCCACAAAAAATGCAGCGATGGGCACGGCCCTGGTTTTCCAGATGGCTGTGTTTGACATGTAGCTGTAGATCAGTCTCATGCCTGAAGTCCCAGTTGCAAGAGGTGCAGCGATACACCTTTTTCTCGTTGCTATGCTTTACAGCCAGGTGGAGCTGGGTGGACACTTTTGAGTCAAAAACTTCCTGACACAGAGTGCAACGAAAGAACACAAAGGTATGCATGTCGAGTAGGTGCTTTTGAAGATCATCCACTGAAGTGAACTGCTTGTCACAGCTCTCACAGATGTAATACGTGGAGGTAATAGTAAAGTGAATTGTCACATGCTTCAGCAGGGACTCTTGGTTGGGGAACTCTTTGTTGCACTGTGGGCAGGTGAGTTGAGGCTGTAGTCCATCCAGATGAGTTTTTAGGTGAGTCTGGAAAAGGTCTAAGCTGGTATACTTGGCTCCACACTGGTTACATATGAACTCACTGGTATTGCGTGGAGCCGAGCTGCCTTGTTTCAGCATGGTAGGTTGTTCCACAGATATCGGAGAAGAGGGGCTAAGAGTGCGCAGGGATTTCTTTCCATTGTTGATGTAGTTCAGTGCCAGTGGAATGTTCTTGTGATTTTCCTTGATGTGCTTGTTGAGCTTCAGAACACTGTTGAATATGGGGGAATTGGTGCAGTACGAGCAGGAGTACACCTCTACTATAGACTCCTTGGGAGTTACAGCCAAGGGGGAGTCAAAGCGCAGGCTTCCCCCATCACAGTGAGTCTGACGAACATGCTCCTCTAAGGTAGCCTCTGTCAAAAACCCCATGAAGCATTGGGGGCAGAAGAAGGCATTGCTCTCTTTGGCCACAGGACTGGGAAAACCATGGGAGCAGCGGATGTGTTCCTGAAGAGCATTGAGATCACTCAATACCTCAGGACAGAAGTTACACTGAAGGAGCGCGTCAGGCAAGCTGACTAACAGGGCCGCATGGTCTTCTGCATTGTGGACCTGCTTGAGATGCTCATTTAGATTTAATAAAGAGGGCAGCACTTCCAAACAAAACTGGCAAGTATGAGCCTGCTCTGGCTTGTCCAGGTGCATGGTTCGCAGGTGAATTTGAAGCACAGCCAAACTGGAGAATACTTGCTTGTTGCAATAGATGCAACTGTAGGAGACTTTAGGTTGCTTGGAGGAACGTCCTCCTATGTCTGATGTGTTTTGAGCAGCCCTCTTTCTCCTGCCCCTTGTCTTGGGCACAGGTGGTGCTGTCTCCACCATTGTGGAGCTGTCAACAGAGAGGTTGGAATCAGGAGTGGTGCTGGAGACGGAGGTGTAGCCTACAGTCAGCAAGGAAgggctgttgctatggttactagATTCGGGGAGCTGATGGATGTCCATATGAGCGTAGAGGTCCTCAACGGACAGAAAGTGCTCGGAACAGATAGCACAGGTGTGGCCCTTCCTGTCTCGGCTGTGGGCCTGGTCAATGTGGGTCAGCAGGGTGCCCTCATCACTAAAGGGCTCATGGCAGTAAATGCACTGCAGGGTGGCACCCAGGCCTCCATCCTCTGATGGCGAGCATTCAGGGTGGCACTCAGCGATGTGCCTCTGGAGGTCTTCTGGAACATCAAAGCCCTCCTCACAACGGCTGCATTTGCGGGTTTCTTTCAATTTCCATTCATCAGCTCTAGAAAGGCTTGAGCTGCTGCCATCTTTGCCCCTTTCATGTACTTGCATGTGGCCGTGGAGAGAACTGGAGGAAAGGAAGCCTCGGCGGCACACAGGGCACTTGTGGGGTTTGTTAGAGGCGTGAGTTTTCATGTGGATTTTGAGGTGATCACTGCGGGAGAAGGCAGAATCACACTCTCCACAGTGATACTTCTTATCACCAGTGTGTAGCTTCACGTGTCGATCTCGGCTGCGCTTGTGCTTAAATAGGCGACTGCAAAAGGTACAGCTGAAAGGGAGTTTATCGCCGTGGCTCTGTTCGTGACGCTTGAGAAAGCTTAAGCGGCTGAAGGACTTGTCACAGAACTGGCATGGGTATGGCAGGCCTGGGCCACCTTCCTCCTCGCCAAAATCATAGTCCTCGCAGTGTCCTGGTGAAGTCTGATCCTTACTGGAGGGAGATGATGCTGGCCAAGAACACGATGGGTCATCCTCAAGATCAGCACCATCTAGAGAAGAAGACAGatagagggaaaaagagagaaaagaaggtaCCAGGGGCAAGTTGgagggaaaaaggagagagaaggagagagtgagtAAGCGAGGTGTTTTGTAAGACTGTATTAGCAACTCATTTATCTCACTCTTCTGAACAGAAAAGGTGGACCACCATGGTGTTATTTGTCATAGTAATTATAAGGTTGTGGCGTATGAATTTAGAATCTTTTGCAACTCAGATATTATTTTCTTCAGTTGAAACAATACCTCTCCTTAGGTGTTATCtaaaaagttacatttaaatatgCAATTTTAAGTATAATTAGGG
Protein-coding sequences here:
- the LOC139214725 gene encoding zinc finger protein 521-like isoform X2 — its product is MKTHASNKPHKCPVCRRGFLSSSSLHGHMQVHERGKDGSSSSLSRADEWKLKETRKCSRCEEGFDVPEDLQRHIAECHPECSPSEDGGLGATLQCIYCHEPFSDEGTLLTHIDQAHSRDRKGHTCAICSEHFLSVEDLYAHMDIHQLPESSNHSNSPSLLTVGYTSVSSTTPDSNLSVDSSTMVETAPPVPKTRGRRKRAAQNTSDIGGRSSKQPKVSYSCIYCNKQVFSSLAVLQIHLRTMHLDKPEQAHTCQFCLEVLPSLLNLNEHLKQVHNAEDHAALLVSLPDALLQCNFCPEVLSDLNALQEHIRCSHGFPSPVAKESNAFFCPQCFMGFLTEATLEEHVRQTHCDGGSLRFDSPLAVTPKESIVEVYSCSYCTNSPIFNSVLKLNKHIKENHKNIPLALNYINNGKKSLRTLSPSSPISVEQPTMLKQGSSAPRNTSEFICNQCGAKYTSLDLFQTHLKTHLDGLQPQLTCPQCNKEFPNQESLLKHVTIHFTITSTYYICESCDKQFTSVDDLQKHLLDMHTFVFFRCTLCQEVFDSKVSTQLHLAVKHSNEKKVYRCTSCNWDFRHETDLQLHVKHSHLENQGRAHRCIFCGESFGTEVELQCHITTHSKKYNCRFCSKAFHAIVLLEKHLREKHCVFDGKTQNCGANGSSSISGGDGQPKEDAELQGLLTNSHGPVAAGGSVVESHNSHDGSEEEVDTAEPMYGCDICGASYTMDSLLTNHQLRDHNIRPGESALVKRKAEMIKGNHKCNVCSRTFFSEAGLREHMQTHLGPVKHYMCPICGERFPSLLTLTEHKVTHSKSLDTGSCRICKMPLHSEEDFLEHCQMHPDLRNSLTGFRCVVCMQTVTSTLELKIHGTFHMQKTGTMSSNQPMGRSNVISHNQQQHHIQKPFKCASCLKDFRSRQDLVKLDINGLPYGLCASCVTAAGSKSSSPTVNGGRQQQQHGGATTPATTTATWVQGESLSPGDGKGKAVSSSSSSSSTSSSSAAKTRCSSCNVKFESEAELQNHVQSVHREQAGDSNSGQLKTPQVSPMPRASPSQIEEKKTYQCIKCQMVFYSEWDIQVHVANHMLEEGLNHECKLCSQSFDSPAKLQCHLIEHSFEGMGGTFKCPVCFTVFVQANKLQQHIFSAHGQEDKIYDCSQCPQKFFFQTELQNHTLTQHSS
- the LOC139214725 gene encoding zinc finger protein 521-like isoform X1, whose amino-acid sequence is MSRRKQAKPRSLKVEDNVTEDQHSPGQTAIPSDPECALERAAEDGETGRLRKRLLSPEEGEEGEEEDEEPALHSCDSCRQVFESLSDLTEHKINQCQLTDGADLEDDPSCSWPASSPSSKDQTSPGHCEDYDFGEEEGGPGLPYPCQFCDKSFSRLSFLKRHEQSHGDKLPFSCTFCSRLFKHKRSRDRHVKLHTGDKKYHCGECDSAFSRSDHLKIHMKTHASNKPHKCPVCRRGFLSSSSLHGHMQVHERGKDGSSSSLSRADEWKLKETRKCSRCEEGFDVPEDLQRHIAECHPECSPSEDGGLGATLQCIYCHEPFSDEGTLLTHIDQAHSRDRKGHTCAICSEHFLSVEDLYAHMDIHQLPESSNHSNSPSLLTVGYTSVSSTTPDSNLSVDSSTMVETAPPVPKTRGRRKRAAQNTSDIGGRSSKQPKVSYSCIYCNKQVFSSLAVLQIHLRTMHLDKPEQAHTCQFCLEVLPSLLNLNEHLKQVHNAEDHAALLVSLPDALLQCNFCPEVLSDLNALQEHIRCSHGFPSPVAKESNAFFCPQCFMGFLTEATLEEHVRQTHCDGGSLRFDSPLAVTPKESIVEVYSCSYCTNSPIFNSVLKLNKHIKENHKNIPLALNYINNGKKSLRTLSPSSPISVEQPTMLKQGSSAPRNTSEFICNQCGAKYTSLDLFQTHLKTHLDGLQPQLTCPQCNKEFPNQESLLKHVTIHFTITSTYYICESCDKQFTSVDDLQKHLLDMHTFVFFRCTLCQEVFDSKVSTQLHLAVKHSNEKKVYRCTSCNWDFRHETDLQLHVKHSHLENQGRAHRCIFCGESFGTEVELQCHITTHSKKYNCRFCSKAFHAIVLLEKHLREKHCVFDGKTQNCGANGSSSISGGDGQPKEDAELQGLLTNSHGPVAAGGSVVESHNSHDGSEEEVDTAEPMYGCDICGASYTMDSLLTNHQLRDHNIRPGESALVKRKAEMIKGNHKCNVCSRTFFSEAGLREHMQTHLGPVKHYMCPICGERFPSLLTLTEHKVTHSKSLDTGSCRICKMPLHSEEDFLEHCQMHPDLRNSLTGFRCVVCMQTVTSTLELKIHGTFHMQKTGTMSSNQPMGRSNVISHNQQQHHIQKPFKCASCLKDFRSRQDLVKLDINGLPYGLCASCVTAAGSKSSSPTVNGGRQQQQHGGATTPATTTATWVQGESLSPGDGKGKAVSSSSSSSSTSSSSAAKTRCSSCNVKFESEAELQNHVQSVHREQAGDSNSGQLKTPQVSPMPRASPSQIEEKKTYQCIKCQMVFYSEWDIQVHVANHMLEEGLNHECKLCSQSFDSPAKLQCHLIEHSFEGMGGTFKCPVCFTVFVQANKLQQHIFSAHGQEDKIYDCSQCPQKFFFQTELQNHTLTQHSS